In Ostrea edulis chromosome 6, xbOstEdul1.1, whole genome shotgun sequence, a single window of DNA contains:
- the LOC125645784 gene encoding protein adenylyltransferase FICD-like produces the protein MGASIFVGNFGFKSTNTEPTNLLPVLKRQNMGEGEWNKSLSNICQVTIRYDYWKKKHCSERMFLLSLFLLLIVAGGVAYLTFAVQCAFLSVFSSYQIETASEGTHDTSLVFRIRQQQMPQTNDIQKEAVAAMNLALDMEAQGKYEKARKLYHHALKLDPTHVEILTAFGEYLEKFEQDMLRANHMYSKALALCPEHTKALMNRQRILAIVDEIDQRRFNIIDKKLGLFVKIPQNNPGLRRAKKESYFSHIYHTNAIEGNTLTLMQTRAIVETRVAVGGKSLMEQNEVLGLDAALSYVNNTMLDRVGSITLNDILTIHKKVLGYVDPMEAGVLRDTQVYVGEFKPPAAADVPSLMEDFVEWLNNEDTLKLHPVEYAALAHYKLVVIHPFYDGNGRTSRLLMNLILMQAGFPPVTIKVEDRLQYYETLEMANSGDIRPFIRFIADCTEQALDHFLLSASGSSALYKQINSTEKNVISSKDEL, from the exons ATGGGCGCATCCATTTTTGTGGGGAACTTTGGGTTCAAATCAACCAATACGGAACCAACAAATCTACTTCCTGTTTTGAAACGTCAAAACATGGGAGAAGGAGAATGGAACAAATCCTTATCAAACATCTGTCAAGTTACCATCCGATATGATTACTGGAAAAAGAAACACTGTTCCGAAAGGATGTTTCTACTTTCTCTTTTTCTCCTTTTGATTGTCGCTGGCGGAGTGGCTTATCTAACATTCGCTGTCCAATGTGCTTTTCTTTCTGTTTTCTCCTCTTACCAAATTGAAACGGCTTCAGAAGGAACGCATGACACGTCACTTGTTTTTCGCATCAGACAGCAACAAATGCCACAAACAAACG ATATTCAGAAAGAAGCAGTTGCAGCCATGAACCTGGCTTTAGACATGGAGGCCCAAGGAAAGTATGAGAAAGCACGGAAACTGTACCACCATGCTTTAAAACTGGACCCCACTCATGTAGAAATCCTGACAGCGTTTGGTGAATATCTGGAGAAATTTGAACAGGATATGCTCCGAGCCAATCACATGTACAGTAAAGCCTTAGCTCTGTGTCCTGAACATACCAAAGCCTTGATGAACAGGCAACGAATCCTGGCAATTGTTGATGAAATTGATCAAAGACGGTTTAATATCATAGACAAAAAACTTGGTTTGTTTGTGAAAATTCCTCAAAATAACCCAGGTTTGAGGAGAGCCAAAAAGGAGTCCTATTTTTCTCATATCTATCACACAAACGCTATAGAAGGAAATACTCTTACTCTAATGCAAACAAGAGCCATCGTAGAAACCAGGGTAGCAGTAGGAGGAAAGAGTCTGATGGAACAAAATGAAGTGTTGGGACTTGATGCTGCGTTAAGTTATGTGAACAATACGATGCTGGATCGTGTTGGGTCCATTACTCTCAACGACATACTGACGATTCACAAGAAAGTCCTAGGATATGTTGATCCCATGGAAGCAGGAGTTCTGCGAGACACTCAGGTGTACGTGGGAGAGTTCAAGCCACCAGCGGCCGCTGATGTTCCAAGTCTTATGGAAGACTTCGTTGAGTGGTTAAATAACGAAGACACTCTGAAATTACATCCAGTGGAATATGCTGCTTTAGCACATTACAAGCTTGTGGTCATCCACCCATTTTATGATGGAAATGGCAGAACATCCCGGTTGTTAATGAATCTCATTTTAATGCAGGCAGGTTTTCCACCAGTGACAATAAAAGTTGAAGATCGCCTTCAATATTATGAAACTCTAGAGATGGCCAATTCAGGTGATATCCGACCATTTATACGCTTTATTGCAGATTGTACGGAGCAGGCACTTGATCATTTCCTCCTGAGTGCCTCAGGGTCCAGTGCTttgtataaacaaataaatagcaCAGAAAAGAATGTTATTTCCTCAAAAGATGAATTGTGA